GGTGCACCTGAGAACAAAACAGGTACAAACAGATTAAGATAAGAGTTTACAAAAGGTTCATTTCGTCAGACAAAATTTGAGCAACAGATGTGTAACTAATCCTGGAAAGAGAAATTTTAAGGGATTTCATCTACTTTTTAAGATATCAATCCTTTACAATTCTTTCGTTACTGATTCAACCTCTATATTTATATTCGTATATACCAAAACTAAGAGAAATTAACCCTGAGAACATGTAGCGGTGGTCGCTCAACATGAGAATAAATAACGGTCACATCAGTGAGACGCTAGGAGCGTTATAACTGATATGGATGCTGCAAAAACAAATAGTGACGCAGAAGGTTTACAAACCTGCAGGTCATGGGAATGTGCTTTGGCGACAAGATCTGTTGGTGTTAGTAGATAATTGTGGTCAACTGGTACAATTGTATCTTTCCAGGGTCCAATCCCTACCACATACTTTTTTATGAAATCCAAGTAACTATCCGAAGTAATCTCCTCATAAGACTGCACATATCCAATGGTCATTCCTTTTAGTTAGGAATTACGAACAAAATTAATATCGACAAGGGAACACAAAGAATCAATTCAAACGCAGTAACTACTAAAAGAAAGAGCATAATAGCTGAGCACTGAATATACCAAAACATGGTTATATCGCTAAAGTGAAAACTTCTAAAACTCCATGAATTGAAAAAATTTATCACTATTAACAACATTTGTACAGAGAATTACCCAAGTCTTCAGGCATTCTGTTTGAAATTTTCTTTAgttgattgcatatatttattttctCAGTGAAAACATCTAGGAAAAATGCTTCTTGCAGATGAAGACCCTCCAAAAAAGTTTGTAAAAAACATCTTCGAGAAAGCAATGATAGAACAATCAGAATAAGAAGGATAACCTGGTTTGTATCCTGGGTACGGATAGTCACATCATCAATTAAGAAGATTTTCGGCAAATCCGTCATGTTCGTAATGTATGTGAGAGAAGTTGGAGCAAATGACTGGATAAAAGCAGGCTGCTTCATCCACTCTTTTGACAAATACGAGCCTGAGTACCCGTACTTCTTAAGCGTGTTCAGAAACTTGTCCTCAAACTTTTTGCCGTCTGCCCATTTAACCTGTTAAAGAACAGCGTTAGTGCATACA
This genomic stretch from Papaver somniferum cultivar HN1 unplaced genomic scaffold, ASM357369v1 unplaced-scaffold_2189, whole genome shotgun sequence harbors:
- the LOC113340459 gene encoding glycerophosphodiester phosphodiesterase GDPD6-like, translated to FEREIWNQRVQVSETRRNSRMTLPIWKFSIITFEEFISIALDAPRVVGIYPEIKDPVFINKHVKWADGKKFEDKFLNTLKKYGYSGSYLSKEWMKQPAFIQSFAPTSLTYITNMTDLPKIFLIDDVTIRTQDTNQSYEEITSDSYLDFIKKYVVGIGPWKDTIVPVDHNYLLTPTDLVAKAHSHDLQVCKPSASLFVFAASISVITLLASH